ACGGTGATgggaaaggaaagaaaaatgaagaccAAGTAGTAGAAGAAACTGACACAGGGGTGGATATGAAGGAAGGTTCAGCGTTGTACAGAGGCAACCAAATCCAGAGTCGAGAAGAGAAAATGGCAAAGAATAAAGAGGCTTGGAAACTAGCGCTAGAATCAGGTGCGATCTCGTGCAGTGATGAGGAAGACATTATGGCGATTCTCCAAGAGGAAAATGAAGCAATAACTATGAAATAGAGACAGTCGATGCAAAAagagaaaatcaaaagaagTCACCCAAAAATTCGTAAGCAGGTgtgtaataaaatttataaatgattttaaGCTCTTGCAATGTTAGAGGATTGGGAGGAGTTGCAAAGTTAAATATGATAAAAAGCTTCAAAAATAAGTATAGATTAGATATGTTGGGTttgaaagaaacaaaaaaataggTGGTGAATAAATTTGATGCAGCAAGTATTTGGGATAATGATAGAGCTAGTTGGGAGTGCGTTAATTCAATTCGAGCATTGGGAGGTTTACTGTTAATATGGGatgaatttgtttttaaattgataaattgcTATAAAGGAGATAGGTGGTTATGTGTAGAAGGAATGATGACTAAAGATAATTTTTACTGCGTGATTTTTCTGGTATATGGACTGGATGTAAAAGATGAAAAACTTTTACTATGGGAGGAATTAAGTTATATTATACGGCTATGTCAAATTCCTTTTTGTTACATAGGGGATTTCAATGAAATTGTGCATTAGAGAAAAGAAAAGGGGCAACTAGCTTGTCAACATCTGCTGAAGACTTCAGAGCATGGATAAATGATATAGAGTTAGTGGACTTGACGCTTAATGATCGCAAGTATACATGGTTTAGAGGTCAGTCTTGAAGTCGTATTGATAGAAGCTTGGTTAGCTTGGAATGGTTAGATGCGTAGCTAGATACTCGACTTAGAGGAAGGTCGAGAGGTTTATCAGATCATTGCCCCCTTGATACTAGAAGATAGAAGAATAGTTCAGGGTCCAAGACCATTCAGCAGCCTAGACTCGTGGTTCACAGATGAAGGCTCCCTAAGGATGGTAAAGGAAGAATGGAAGGGTTTGGAAGATGTATAGTTTCTGGATAAGCTGAAGGCGTTGTCAAAAACCGCTGGGTAGATGGCACAAGCAGCACTTTGGGAATATACCTGAGAAGATAAAAAAGTTTGATGACGCGATCAAGAGAGTGGACGATATGGTTAGCAACGGGGTTTATGATGGTACAGtagaagcaaaaagaaaggCGCTAGTAAGATGATGTGATATATGGTATATGAGACAAGATATACACTGGAAACAAATGTCCAGATTTTGACATGCCAATGAGATGGACAGGAACACAAGATATTTCTACAATATCGCATCAGCAAGAAGAAGGAATAACCGGATTGAGTCTTTAGTGATTAATGGGAGATTGGTAAGGAATCATGCAAGAATTAAGGTCGCCACTAGTGATTTCTATAGGAAACTGTACCAACAGAAAGCTTCACCAAATATTAGCTTTCGAGACGGTCTAGTCAATCAGTTGGAGATGGAGGAAGCTCAAGCATTAGAGGTGTTACCGTCGGAGGAGGAAGTGGAGGATGCAGTATGGGATTGCGAATCATCTAAGGCACCGGGTAGTGATGGATATAACATGAACTTTATAAAAAAGTGCTGGGAGGAGATTGGAGTGGAATTTACTAAAGCTGTGATGACCTTCTTTGAGACGGCAAGGCTACCAGCAGATTTTAATGTTACTTGGATAGCGCTGGCACCGAAATTTGTGGGCACCAAAGAGATAAATGATATTACACCAATGAGAATGCTTGGATACATTTATAAGTTGATATCATAAGTGTTGACAAGAAGAATGAAGAGTGTAATGCCAGGCTTAGTTGGAAAATCACGGAGTGCTTTTGTCAAGGGCAAGAGGAT
Above is a genomic segment from Arachis stenosperma cultivar V10309 chromosome 1, arast.V10309.gnm1.PFL2, whole genome shotgun sequence containing:
- the LOC130982786 gene encoding uncharacterized protein LOC130982786: MDRNTRYFYNIASARRRNNRIESLVINGRLVRNHARIKVATSDFYRKLYQQKASPNISFRDGLVNQLEMEEAQALEVLPSEEEVEDAVWDCESSKAPGSDGYNMNFIKKCWEEIGVEFTKAVMTFFETARLPADFNVTWIALAPKFVGTKEINDITPMRMLGYIYKLIS